One Delphinus delphis chromosome 3, mDelDel1.2, whole genome shotgun sequence genomic region harbors:
- the LOC132422432 gene encoding DNA helicase MCM9-like, with product MNSDQVTLVGQVFESYVSEYHKNDILLILKERDEDAHYPVVVNAMTLFETNMEIGEYFNVFPNEVLTIFDSALQRSALTILQSLSQLEGVSMKQNLHARISGLPVCPELVREHIPRTKDVGHFLSVTGTVIRTSLVKILEFERDYMCNKCKHVFVVRADFEQYYTFCRPSSCPSLESCDSAKFTCLSDLSSSPTRCRDYQEIKIQEQVQRLSVGSIPRTMKVILEDDLVDSCKSGENVSLYSRS from the coding sequence ATGAATAGCGATCAAGTTACACTGGTTGGTCAAGTGTTTGAGTCATATGTTTCGGAATACCATAAGAACGATATTCTTCTCATCTTGAAGGAAAGAGATGAAGATGCTCATTACCCAGTTGTGGTTAATGCCATGACCCTTTTTGAGACCAACATGGAAATCGGGGAATATTTCAACGTGTTCCCTAATGAAGTGCTAACTATTTTTGATAGTGCACTTCAAAGATCAGCCTTGACAATTCTCCAGTCCCTTTCTCAGCTTGAAGGTGTCTCCATGAAGCAGAATCTTCACGCCAGGATATCAGGATTGCCTGTTTGTCCTGAGCTGGTGAGGGAGCACATCCCTAGAACCAAGGATGTGGGACACTTTTTATCTGTCACTGGGACAGTGATTCGAACGAGTCTGGTGAAGATCCTGGAGTTTGAGCGGGATTACATGTGCAACAAATGCAAGCATGTATTTGTGGTCAGGGCCGACTTTGAGCAGTATTATACCTTCTGTCGGCCATCCTCATGTCCCAGCTTGGAGAGCTGTGATTCTGCAAAATTCACTTGCCTCTCAGACTTGTCTTCATCTCCAACTAGGTGTAGAGATTATCAGGAAATCAAAATTCAGGAACAGGTTCAAAGGCTATCTGTTGGAAGTATCCCACGAACAATGAAGGTTATCCTGGAAGATGACTTAGTAGACAGTTGCAAATCTGGTGAGAATGTTAGCTTATATAGTAGGTCCTAA